In Hyperolius riggenbachi isolate aHypRig1 chromosome 10, aHypRig1.pri, whole genome shotgun sequence, a genomic segment contains:
- the LOC137534759 gene encoding oocyte zinc finger protein XlCOF6-like, with protein MKMEEDRSHMTERILSFTLEIIYLLTGEDYEIVKKTSADVLAPSSYLHGSSPILAPSPHCLTPERNKKKILQVLNKMIELLTEENEPDVDLKVTVRVKEQTYVNGGQQSTEEGDMRTIIEEEEETYGRDDQQSIEEGDMVRTIKEEDEETDVSSDEQSIDDHDMMRTIKEEEMYVRGDQQSEGEIIQTIEDEEEEMYLSSGQQSTEEGEMMTIKEEEEETDVSSDEQSMEEREMVRTIIEEEEEEIYVSDDQLSTEEGDMVRTVKEEEEEAYVSDDQQSTEEGKPMRTVEQNECHLYIGIDGQGLRNSSEGRLISPPDYTAEDNGVTQYSPGGNPITGNIHHRLFNEEKSLDPYNPEKSSVTPNLQTRSHGTNRSSDKSSSGKSSGKSCTLTQTGGRVFTSSKLNNCKKKSLLLNEEISTGLRPYSCITCGKRFICKSALLSHQRIHTGERPFPCSECGKCFTQNSALLTHLKIHTGENSFLCAECGKCFTQKSSLHSHQKIHTGERPFSCSECGKAFICKAALLSHQRIHTGERPFPCLECGKCFTQKSALLTHQRIHTGESPFSCVDCGKCFTQKSALLSHQNIHMRKQVFPCSECGKIFHHKTGLQKHEESHAGPFTCPECGEIFTMKSGLLRHQRVHTSGRPFSCSECGESFTWKSTFIKHQRTHTGEHPFLCSQCGKRFTQNSSLLRHQRIHTGELPFPCLECGKSFSRKSALFRHQTVHTGQCPSSC; from the exons ATGAAGATGGAGGAGGACCGaagtcacatgactgagaggatacTAAGcttcaccctggagatcatctacctgctgactggagag GATTATGAAATAGTAAAGAAAACATCTGCTGACGTATTGGCCCCCAGCAGCTATCTCCATGGCTCATCCCCCATCTTGGCGCCTTCACCTCACTGTCTTACACCTGAGAGAAACAAGAAGAAGATTCTACAAGTCCTCAATAaaatgattgagctgctgacagaaGAG AATGAACCAGATGTTGATTTGAAGGTTACCGTTAGAGTGAAAGAACAGACATATGTGAACGGTGGTCAGCAGTCtacagaggagggtgacatgaggacaattatagaggaagaagaagagacgtatgggagggatgatcagcagtctatagaggagggtgacatggtAAGGACAATCAAAGAGGAAGATGAGGAAACAgatgtgagcagtgatgagcagTCTATTGACGAtcatgacatgatgaggacaattaaagaggaagagatgtatgtgaggggtgatcagcagtctgagGGGGAAATAATTCAGAcaattgaagatgaagaagaagagatgtatttGAGCAGTGGTCAGCAATCTACAGAGGAGGGGGAAATGATGACAatcaaagaggaagaagaggagacggatgtgagcagtgatgagcagtctatggaggagagggAAATGGTGAGGACAATtatagaggaggaagaagaagagatataTGTGAGCGATGATCAGCTGTCTACGGAGGAGGGTGATATGGTgaggacagttaaagaggaagaggaggaggcataTGTGAGCGATGATCAGCAGTCCACGGAGGAAGGAAAACCGATGAGGACAGTTGAACAGAATGAATGTCATCTATATATAGGCATAG ATGGACAGGGTTTGAGGAACTCCTCGGAGGGACGTCTTATCTCACCTCCAGATTATACTGCAGAAGATAATGGGGTCACACAATATTCTCCAGGAGGAAACCCCATTACTGGAAATATACATCACAGACTTTTCAATGAGGAGAAATCACTGGATCCCTATAATCCTGAGAAGTCTTCTGTCACACCAAATCTCCAAACAAGATCTCATGGTACAAATAGGTCATCTGATAAGTCTAGTTCTGGAAAGTCTTCTGGTAAATCATGTACTCTCACACAAACAGGTGGAAGGGTATTTACTTCATCCAAATTGAACAACTGTAAAAAGAAATCGCTTCTTTTAAATGAGGAAATTTCCACAGGTCTCCGTCCTTATTCATGTATAACATGTGGGAAAAGGTTTATTTGTAAATCTGCTCTTCTTTCGCACCAAAGAATTCACACCGGTGAGCGGCCCtttccatgttcagagtgtgggaaatgttttacccaGAATTCAGCTcttctcacacacctgaaaatacACACAGGTGAGAATTCATTTTTATGtgcagaatgtgggaaatgtttcactcagAAATCATCTCTCCACTCGCACCAGAAAATCCATACAGGTGAGcgccctttttcatgttcagagtgcgggaaagcTTTTATTTGTAAAGCGGCTCTTCTTTCACACCAAAGAATTCACACTGGAGAACGGCCTTTtccatgtttagagtgtgggaaatgttttacccaGAAATCAGCTCTTCTTACCcaccagagaattcacactggtgagagtCCGTTTTCATGTGTagactgtgggaaatgttttactcagaaatCAGCTCTTCTCTCGCACCAGAATATTCACATGAGAAAGCAGGTTTTTCCATGTTCGGAATGTGGGAAAATTTTCCATCATAAAACTGGTCTTCAAAAACACGAAGAAAGCCACGCAGGCCCGTTTACATGCCCCGAATGTGGGGAGATTTTTACAATGAAGTCAGGTCTTCTTCGACATCAGAGAGTTCACACAAGTGggcgtcctttttcatgttcagagtgtggggaatCGTTTACTTGGAAATCGACTTTTATTAAACACCAGCGAACTCACACAGGGGAGCATCCTTTCCTGTGCTCACAATGTGGTAAGCGTTTCACTCAGAATTCCTCTCTtcttagacaccagagaattcacacgGGTGAACTGCCATTCccttgtttagagtgtgggaaaagtttctcTCGCAAATCTGCTCTTTTCAGACACCAGACAGTTCACACGGGTCAATGTCCCTCCTCTTGCTGA